A window of Cyanobacteria bacterium GSL.Bin1 genomic DNA:
TCGTTTCACTCAATGAAAATCGTTGAAAGGTTCCTCGGGTTGTCTTTCGGTCAATCCAAATTGGTAAACTAATTAGACCGCGCTTATCTTTGACGAGCCAGCAAACTGTACCATCACTCTCTCGATAAAGCCGAATTCCATTGACTAACGCCCAAGATTCACCAAGGGATAACCCTCCGAAACGGTTAATCTTTTCAGGAGTTTCCAGAGCAATAATAATTCTTTCTTCTAAGGTAATGACCCCTGTTTCTTCTATAGAATTAACTCGGATAACCAGTTGTAAATCAGTTAAAATTTCTTGAAAATTGGGCTTAGAAAATTTACTGCTGGGATAGGTTCCTAGATGCTGTTTGCTAAATTTGTGATGGCGTTGCTTACGAACAATTCGAGAAATTGTCGTTTCTTCTCCAACGACCCCGATTGCTAATTTGACACCCAAATGTGCAGTTAAATCAGTCTCTCCAATAAAAGATAGCAAAAAGCCATAGAGTGTTGAGAGAGGGGGATAATGGTAAGTTTCGCTATAGTCCCGTGCAAAACTCCGAGGAAAACTAGTGCAGGGACAATCTATGTAAAGAGATTCCTCCATTAAGCTAATACTCCCACTTCAGTTAATTTCGCTTTTGCCTCCTCCTTCGCTGCTTTCACACCATCTTTCACACTGACTCCTAAATCTCGTAACGCTTGTCCATAGGGAGTATTGGCAATCTTCCCACCCACAATTACTTCCTTGGGATCAATGTCGCCTGCTTTAATAAGACGCTCTAATTCATGACAACCTACATCATTTCCAATCCGAGCAAAGCATCCCATAATCCAAGGACTAGGGTCATCAGTTACCCGCAATACAATTGACTCGGGGCGAAATTCGTAAAGAAAACGGGAATGGTTACCGCCGACGTGCTGAATACTAATGAGAGCATCTAAAGCGTCTCCTGCTCGTTTTCGCTGTTGTAGATGTTCTGGCGTTAAGGCAATGGTGTATTGATAAGCAGTGCAGTGAACTTCTGTGCTATGAATTGAAGTTTTCCCTTTCTGTCCGCCTTTAGAACCGAAGGCAACATCTCCCCAATAAGGATCCAAGCTAATTGCACGACTCACTTCAAGTACACCGCGACGCTTGATGGTTGCATTTTTATTTTCTTTATCTTTCTTGGCATCCATGTAGCCAAAAAGATCATCGTCGATAAATTGCTCAGCACTGCACCGCTCATCTTTAAAATGATACTGGTCTTGATCGGGATCAAACGTTCGATTCACTTCTTCTGGATGATGGTGTTGAAAATACTCCCGTAGCGCCCAGCGAATGGCTTCTGCACTCACGGTTGTGTATTGGTCGTACCCTCGGGTGATTTTTTGTAATGTGGCTAAAGTACTGCCATCACCTTCTCCGCGATTATTAGCAGCAACAGCAGTGGGAGTAACGATGGTTGCGAAAAGATGTTTAGACATTAATTAATTCTCCTTTTGAGTAAGTGTCAAAATTAAGTGAGAGGATATTCATAGCTTTGTGACTCGACTTGATCTACGTTTTCTACCTCTGGTGTCAAGCCATTATCTTCAGCGTTAGAACTTTCAGCTTGGTCTTGTTGTTTCCCTTTATAGGTAGCAATGGCAAGCAAAGCTAAATCTCTAGCTCGACGCCAATTATTGTTACTTTGAAGCCAGCCGTAGATTTCTAAGCCCTTACCCTTTGCTGAGTGAGCGCGAAATCGGCTCAGGAAACTGACTAAAGCGGTTGCAAATTGTTGCTGAGAGCTAGGGCGTTGTAACCGATAAATTGCTTTATCTGTGACTTGCTTATAATCAAGCTGTCGCCCCTGCTTCGTCGCTTCTTGATGTTCATTAGCCAGCATGACTTTGAAGGCACCTTGCACTGCGTCAAATAATGAGCGTTCTTCTTCGGTTAGATATTGCTGCGTCATTTTTACTAGTCCTTGTCGTTCACCATAAAGTTCATTTGCCTTGCGAAACTCATAAAAGCCTGTATACCAAGGATTGCCTGCAATCAAATTATCTGCAATCCAAGGTAAAACTTTAGACACTGCCAACCAAGTTTCCCCTTTGTCGTTTTTGACAACTCTGGAGGGAAATAAATATGATGCTTCTTCATAGAGAGAGAGCATCTCCTTAGTTGGATGAATTCTATAGACGGCTTGTTTCAAGTAAGTTTGACTGGTATCCCAAGGCTGTCCTCCCAGTTGATAAACCTCGCAATAGTTAACTTTGAAAGTTTTTGCATCTGAAGCCGTCTGCTCTTGAAGCAGGAATTTGAGACCTGATTCTCCAGCACTACTAGAACGAAAATGCTTATAAGTTCGCCCAGAAAAACTTTGCCGGCGGCGCATCCATTCTTTTAGATTAATCACTTCTGGAATTACTAGTGCTGAACGCCACCCTGGTAAACTGTAATAGCCACAGGCAAGCGGCAAAAAAAGCAAAGCAAGAAATCCTTTTGGAGATTCTTTATAAGCACCATTAACGAAAGATTCTACCAATCCCGGTAAATGGTGTCCCTTGAGAGGAATTTCCGATTTGAATTTCCCTTTACTGGTGAACGCTTCTTTTAAGTCTCGGGTGTAGTAGCACTCTAAGAGCGGTCGAACATTCAACTGAATTTCTGGTTGCCCCTCATCAATTTGAAAATTGATTGCTACACTATTTTTGCTTAGGGATCGCTGCTGTCCATGTTGCAACAGAGTTG
This region includes:
- the cas7i gene encoding type I-B CRISPR-associated protein Cas7/Cst2/DevR, with the translated sequence MSKHLFATIVTPTAVAANNRGEGDGSTLATLQKITRGYDQYTTVSAEAIRWALREYFQHHHPEEVNRTFDPDQDQYHFKDERCSAEQFIDDDLFGYMDAKKDKENKNATIKRRGVLEVSRAISLDPYWGDVAFGSKGGQKGKTSIHSTEVHCTAYQYTIALTPEHLQQRKRAGDALDALISIQHVGGNHSRFLYEFRPESIVLRVTDDPSPWIMGCFARIGNDVGCHELERLIKAGDIDPKEVIVGGKIANTPYGQALRDLGVSVKDGVKAAKEEAKAKLTEVGVLA
- the cas8a1 gene encoding type I-MYXAN CRISPR-associated Cas8a1/Cmx1, which codes for MTQIILSLFDPDTLLPHRAGTAGLSLALSALSQENAPLQWETNEEAVKLFWECSDREVVKWLVSNTYQIQDGYLNVPALKLDRQGKYTFTQGVTSTLLQHGQQRSLSKNSVAINFQIDEGQPEIQLNVRPLLECYYTRDLKEAFTSKGKFKSEIPLKGHHLPGLVESFVNGAYKESPKGFLALLFLPLACGYYSLPGWRSALVIPEVINLKEWMRRRQSFSGRTYKHFRSSSAGESGLKFLLQEQTASDAKTFKVNYCEVYQLGGQPWDTSQTYLKQAVYRIHPTKEMLSLYEEASYLFPSRVVKNDKGETWLAVSKVLPWIADNLIAGNPWYTGFYEFRKANELYGERQGLVKMTQQYLTEEERSLFDAVQGAFKVMLANEHQEATKQGRQLDYKQVTDKAIYRLQRPSSQQQFATALVSFLSRFRAHSAKGKGLEIYGWLQSNNNWRRARDLALLAIATYKGKQQDQAESSNAEDNGLTPEVENVDQVESQSYEYPLT
- the cas5 gene encoding CRISPR-associated protein Cas5; its protein translation is MEESLYIDCPCTSFPRSFARDYSETYHYPPLSTLYGFLLSFIGETDLTAHLGVKLAIGVVGEETTISRIVRKQRHHKFSKQHLGTYPSSKFSKPNFQEILTDLQLVIRVNSIEETGVITLEERIIIALETPEKINRFGGLSLGESWALVNGIRLYRESDGTVCWLVKDKRGLISLPIWIDRKTTRGTFQRFSLSETNAEFSELSWVMIQQLGNQ